One part of the Bdellovibrio sp. KM01 genome encodes these proteins:
- a CDS encoding MFS transporter, whose product MALALVGLCLAAVIFLYFSNNPLNHSRKFMIRRFVNWFPLGMSYAFLYMGRYNLNVSKNALGDMMTKEQFGIIFAAGTITYGLSFLINGPIVDKIGGKKGIIIATLGSSIMNLLMGGATYLYLMGRLKTNMVVAFSILFALNMFFQSYGAVSIIKVKAYWFHVRERGVFGAIFGTLISFGVYFAFDWGQAIVEASKLHIEGQMTAFQSFIQHIFAIDTGTTNATWLVFTIPAFLLICWALIDMVLLKDSPKEANFGDFDTADASSDDDENIKITMGLVLKKVFSNPIMYTIALVDFTSGVLRNGIMQWYLVFAHEMKATDEAFYNASEFFIKNWGLLLCLTGIIGGFMAGMMSDRFFQSRRGPPAAINNVIMIFLLILMSIFLTKEPNIVGGCAILMTLAVIGVHSLMSGTAAADFGGKKMTATASGIVDGCVYLGSGIQSLAIGYLSAKSWHYWPLFLLPFSFLGLYLSLRMWNELPEATKKYILKQEQEAAKEQGKTLGSESPATN is encoded by the coding sequence ATGGCTTTAGCTCTCGTGGGACTGTGTCTTGCTGCGGTAATTTTTTTATACTTCAGCAACAATCCGTTGAATCATTCACGCAAATTTATGATTCGTCGCTTCGTTAACTGGTTCCCATTGGGCATGTCCTATGCCTTCTTGTACATGGGCCGTTACAACCTGAACGTCTCCAAAAACGCCTTGGGCGACATGATGACGAAAGAACAGTTCGGGATCATCTTCGCTGCCGGGACCATCACTTACGGTCTTTCTTTCCTGATCAACGGTCCGATCGTCGATAAAATTGGCGGTAAAAAAGGGATCATCATCGCCACACTGGGTTCATCGATCATGAACTTACTTATGGGTGGAGCGACTTATCTTTACCTCATGGGTCGTTTGAAAACAAACATGGTTGTGGCTTTCTCCATCCTGTTTGCATTGAACATGTTCTTTCAATCTTACGGTGCGGTTTCCATCATCAAGGTAAAAGCTTATTGGTTCCACGTTCGTGAGCGCGGTGTCTTCGGGGCGATCTTTGGTACTTTGATTTCTTTCGGTGTGTACTTCGCATTCGACTGGGGTCAAGCGATCGTCGAAGCTTCCAAACTTCACATCGAAGGCCAAATGACAGCCTTCCAATCCTTTATCCAACATATCTTCGCGATCGATACAGGAACGACGAATGCCACATGGTTGGTGTTCACGATCCCGGCCTTCCTATTGATCTGCTGGGCCTTGATCGACATGGTTCTTCTGAAAGACTCCCCTAAAGAAGCTAACTTCGGCGACTTCGATACAGCCGACGCTTCTTCTGATGACGACGAAAACATTAAAATCACAATGGGCTTGGTACTTAAAAAAGTTTTCTCGAACCCCATCATGTACACGATCGCCCTCGTGGACTTCACTTCCGGCGTTCTTCGTAATGGTATCATGCAGTGGTATCTGGTTTTCGCGCACGAAATGAAAGCTACTGATGAGGCTTTCTATAATGCTTCAGAATTCTTCATTAAGAACTGGGGCTTGCTTCTGTGCTTAACAGGGATCATCGGTGGCTTTATGGCCGGAATGATGTCGGACCGCTTCTTCCAATCCCGCCGTGGGCCACCAGCAGCGATTAACAACGTGATCATGATCTTCCTTTTGATCTTGATGTCTATCTTCCTAACGAAAGAACCAAACATCGTGGGTGGTTGTGCGATCTTGATGACTCTTGCAGTTATCGGCGTTCACTCTTTAATGTCTGGTACAGCAGCTGCTGACTTCGGTGGTAAGAAAATGACGGCGACAGCTTCTGGTATCGTGGATGGTTGCGTGTACCTGGGTTCAGGTATCCAATCATTGGCGATCGGTTACTTGTCTGCGAAAAGCTGGCACTATTGGCCATTGTTCCTTCTGCCGTTCTCTTTCTTGGGCTTGTACCTGTCTCTTCGCATGTGGAATGAACTTCCGGAAGCGACTAAAAAGTACATCCTGAAACAAGAGCAGGAAGCTGCTAAAGAACAGGGAAAGACTTTAGGTAGCGAATCCCCAGCTACCAACTAA
- a CDS encoding universal stress protein: MRIIWAMDAFEDNKELNQKMASYLSRLHESTGADIEPVYLLRENEIVLPSYEVPTWVTDHSRTAEALFKEVLGDYDLSFLLEPKVIPHASQSHAGAAETLSNYADRTHADLIVVGSHGRQGFQRFLLGSFAESLLLESDVPVFVIGAHTTQKPISNILFPTEFGDHSKENYRHVLDLAKKFNAEVTLFHCIARPIESLFEMDTRPRVYNFKGKMLTLEQIVEQQIEHQSQRAERWITWARSEGVVAQYHIDSSYKSVDEAILEAIPQHDVGLVVMEAQSGPLSSAILGSFTRNVVRQAQCPVYVLTRHFYDHVEDRFGDAAAP, from the coding sequence ATGAGAATCATCTGGGCTATGGATGCCTTTGAAGACAATAAAGAGCTCAATCAAAAAATGGCTTCATATCTAAGCCGCCTGCATGAAAGCACCGGCGCAGATATAGAACCCGTCTACCTTCTTCGAGAAAACGAAATCGTGCTCCCTAGCTATGAAGTTCCGACGTGGGTCACAGACCACTCGCGGACAGCGGAAGCCTTGTTCAAAGAAGTCCTGGGTGATTATGACTTAAGCTTCTTGCTTGAGCCCAAAGTAATCCCCCATGCCTCCCAATCTCACGCTGGCGCCGCAGAAACACTCTCAAACTATGCAGACCGCACCCACGCTGATCTCATCGTGGTGGGCAGCCATGGACGCCAGGGATTCCAACGCTTCCTCTTGGGAAGTTTTGCGGAAAGTCTGCTTTTAGAATCAGATGTCCCGGTTTTTGTGATCGGTGCACACACCACACAAAAGCCGATTTCAAATATCCTGTTCCCCACAGAATTCGGTGATCACTCCAAAGAAAACTATCGCCATGTTTTGGATCTGGCTAAAAAGTTTAATGCCGAAGTGACTTTGTTTCACTGCATTGCCCGACCCATTGAAAGTCTGTTTGAAATGGACACGCGCCCACGCGTTTATAACTTTAAAGGCAAGATGCTGACCCTTGAACAAATCGTCGAGCAACAAATTGAACACCAATCCCAACGTGCCGAACGCTGGATAACTTGGGCTCGCAGCGAAGGCGTGGTCGCGCAATATCACATTGATAGCTCCTATAAGTCCGTAGACGAGGCGATCTTGGAAGCCATTCCTCAGCACGATGTTGGCTTGGTGGTGATGGAAGCACAGAGCGGGCCGTTAAGCTCGGCCATCCTAGGCAGCTTCACTCGCAACGTGGTTCGCCAGGCACAGTGTCCGGTGTATGTTCTGACTCGTCACTTTTACGATCATGTGGAGGATCGCTTTGGCGATGCCGCCGCACCTTAA
- a CDS encoding helix-turn-helix transcriptional regulator, whose amino-acid sequence MCTGDKLSICIRNSKNEVLFQNEASQKACGSKAPGVCGNTACAEMMKQVEETSPIQDGMKLHKGQHVEGQFVDVMLVKDGENVMTFLYPIKNEAEKQAAQEAFFVSKGLTPSEIRIMRMVTAGMTNQQIADKLFISKATLKTHLNNAYKKLPPSMRPTQGRVA is encoded by the coding sequence ATGTGCACAGGTGATAAACTCAGTATTTGTATCCGCAATAGTAAAAATGAAGTTCTTTTTCAGAACGAAGCTTCGCAGAAGGCTTGTGGCTCCAAGGCCCCGGGTGTTTGCGGAAATACCGCGTGTGCAGAGATGATGAAGCAGGTCGAAGAGACTTCGCCGATCCAAGATGGAATGAAGCTTCACAAAGGCCAGCACGTTGAAGGTCAATTTGTCGACGTGATGTTGGTAAAAGACGGTGAAAACGTGATGACGTTCCTTTACCCAATTAAAAACGAAGCCGAGAAACAAGCCGCTCAAGAAGCGTTCTTCGTGAGTAAAGGACTGACTCCAAGTGAAATTCGCATTATGCGCATGGTGACTGCAGGAATGACGAACCAACAAATCGCTGACAAACTTTTTATCTCGAAAGCGACTTTGAAAACTCATTTGAACAACGCTTATAAAAAACTTCCACCATCCATGCGCCCCACTCAGGGGCGTGTCGCTTAA
- a CDS encoding TetR/AcrR family transcriptional regulator, with protein MGASPVSHSNPDKKYMLKIPVQKRSKETVASIVESCARLLVQEPYHAITTDKIAEMAGVSIGSLYQFFANKEAIVAAVIDDLLQKDLVYIEENLAKLTTHDLDTKIHAFIDIGFARFHDNRPLRTALQGVQGMLDYWETRRVFFEHYQKAVLAHMPQIPGRDREMIALFIVSSFNNILQLSLLGPQSPERENEIKKEVFILINRYLKP; from the coding sequence ATGGGTGCCAGTCCAGTAAGCCACTCGAATCCGGATAAAAAGTATATGTTGAAAATTCCGGTGCAAAAACGCTCAAAAGAAACAGTGGCGAGCATTGTTGAATCCTGTGCGCGACTTTTAGTACAGGAACCCTATCACGCAATCACTACGGATAAGATTGCGGAGATGGCCGGTGTAAGTATCGGTTCGTTATATCAATTCTTTGCAAACAAAGAAGCCATCGTTGCGGCGGTTATCGACGATCTTCTGCAAAAAGACTTGGTGTATATTGAAGAGAACTTAGCAAAACTAACGACACATGACTTGGATACTAAAATCCATGCATTTATTGATATCGGTTTTGCGCGTTTCCATGACAATCGCCCTCTAAGAACAGCCCTTCAAGGCGTTCAAGGAATGCTCGATTATTGGGAAACTCGCCGCGTGTTCTTTGAACACTATCAAAAAGCCGTGTTAGCGCATATGCCGCAAATCCCAGGGCGTGATCGCGAGATGATTGCACTGTTCATCGTGAGCAGCTTCAACAACATTCTGCAATTAAGTCTTTTGGGACCACAATCTCCAGAAAGAGAAAACGAGATCAAAAAAGAAGTGTTCATTTTGATCAATCGTTATCTAAAACCTTAG
- a CDS encoding voltage-gated chloride channel family protein produces MALQWFGLSLVIGALAGTASAGFLASLDFVTKTRLEYPSLLFLLPVAGILIAWLYNRHGKEVAAGTDLILDEIHSPKQVVPLRMTPLVLLGTLITHLFGGSAGREGTAVQMGASLSDQLTHVFKFEGQPRKILLMAGISAGFASVFGTPLAGAIFGLEVLRVGRLRYAALLPCFASAIIADRVTSLWGIHHTVYKISEVAPLGMAPLGYAVFAGIAFGLCARLFSQSLHHMVRLFKHGVNNPMVRSFVGGIIVIVLAALMQSDRYLGLGVPVIVETFNQHVPAYDFVLKILFTAVTLGSGFKGGEVTPLFFVGATLGNALSWILPLPMSLLSGMGFVGVFAGAANTPLACTVMAMELFGTQGAVFCAIACIVSYLCSGHKGIYHSQRIGVKKHVETN; encoded by the coding sequence GTGGCACTGCAATGGTTTGGATTGTCGTTAGTTATCGGTGCTCTGGCCGGAACTGCCTCTGCGGGATTCTTAGCCTCCCTTGATTTCGTCACTAAAACCCGTCTTGAATACCCTTCTCTGCTTTTCTTACTTCCTGTGGCAGGAATCTTGATCGCGTGGCTTTATAATCGTCACGGCAAAGAAGTCGCGGCGGGAACGGATTTGATTCTGGATGAGATTCACAGTCCAAAACAAGTCGTTCCTTTGCGCATGACTCCTTTAGTTCTGCTGGGAACTTTGATCACTCACCTTTTTGGTGGCTCTGCGGGACGTGAGGGTACGGCTGTGCAAATGGGCGCATCTTTATCGGATCAGCTGACGCATGTTTTTAAGTTCGAAGGACAGCCAAGAAAAATCTTATTGATGGCTGGAATCTCTGCCGGGTTTGCATCTGTATTTGGAACTCCTTTAGCGGGTGCGATTTTTGGTTTAGAAGTTTTGCGTGTCGGTCGCTTGCGATACGCCGCCTTGCTGCCCTGTTTTGCATCGGCAATTATTGCCGACCGAGTCACTTCTTTATGGGGCATTCATCACACTGTTTATAAAATATCAGAGGTCGCCCCCTTGGGAATGGCACCTTTGGGATATGCCGTTTTTGCGGGAATTGCATTTGGCCTGTGTGCTCGCCTGTTTTCGCAAAGCTTGCATCACATGGTTCGCCTTTTTAAACATGGCGTGAACAACCCCATGGTGCGATCTTTTGTGGGTGGGATCATTGTGATTGTTCTGGCGGCCTTGATGCAATCGGATCGTTATTTGGGATTGGGCGTGCCCGTCATCGTTGAAACTTTCAATCAACACGTTCCTGCCTATGATTTCGTATTAAAGATTTTATTTACAGCGGTAACATTGGGTTCTGGATTTAAAGGTGGCGAAGTTACGCCATTATTTTTCGTTGGTGCAACATTAGGCAATGCTTTGTCTTGGATTTTACCACTGCCAATGTCACTCTTAAGTGGAATGGGATTTGTTGGAGTCTTTGCCGGCGCAGCCAACACCCCTCTGGCTTGTACTGTGATGGCGATGGAACTTTTTGGCACTCAAGGCGCGGTCTTCTGCGCCATTGCTTGCATCGTTAGTTATCTCTGCTCGGGTCACAAAGGAATTTATCATTCGCAAAGAATTGGGGTAAAAAAGCATGTTGAAACAAATTAA
- a CDS encoding nitronate monooxygenase family protein — MLKQIKTPFTEMMGIDFPIIAAPMFLVSNADIVSEASEAGGIGTFPALNYRPLENYAAALKEMREKTKKPIGINIIVNKSNTRQNDDLKIALDHGVNLFITSLGNPKTVIQEAHKNGAKVFCDVTNLDHALKVQDLGADGVIAVGAGAGGHAGPISPLVLIPWLKTRLNIPIIAAGGISHGSMMAACLALGASGVSVGTRFIASKEANVDQAYKDAIIKSTPEDIVMTTRVSGTPAAVINTPYVQKMGTDLPWAMKVLKDHKLTKKYMVPLIHLMGMKSLEEAAVKPTWKTVWTAGQSVGLVEEILTVREIYKKLISEYEESVNNLNQLGIK, encoded by the coding sequence ATGTTGAAACAAATTAAAACTCCCTTTACCGAAATGATGGGAATTGACTTCCCAATCATCGCAGCACCCATGTTTTTAGTGAGTAATGCAGATATCGTCTCTGAAGCAAGTGAGGCTGGTGGTATCGGTACATTCCCCGCTTTGAACTATCGCCCCCTGGAAAACTATGCGGCGGCTTTGAAAGAAATGCGCGAAAAAACCAAAAAACCAATTGGGATCAACATCATCGTTAATAAATCCAACACGCGTCAGAATGACGATTTGAAGATCGCGCTGGATCATGGCGTGAATCTTTTCATCACGTCTTTGGGAAACCCAAAAACAGTGATTCAAGAAGCCCACAAAAATGGCGCGAAGGTTTTCTGTGACGTGACGAATCTGGATCACGCTTTGAAAGTTCAAGACCTGGGTGCGGATGGCGTGATCGCAGTGGGCGCTGGCGCCGGTGGCCATGCGGGTCCGATATCTCCTCTGGTATTGATTCCTTGGCTTAAAACTCGCTTGAATATTCCTATCATCGCAGCCGGCGGCATTTCTCATGGCTCAATGATGGCTGCTTGTCTCGCATTGGGTGCTTCTGGTGTCAGCGTAGGAACGCGCTTTATCGCAAGTAAAGAAGCCAACGTCGATCAAGCTTACAAAGACGCGATCATCAAATCCACCCCGGAAGACATCGTGATGACGACCCGAGTGTCTGGCACACCTGCTGCCGTGATCAACACACCTTATGTGCAAAAAATGGGTACGGACTTACCTTGGGCCATGAAAGTTTTAAAAGATCACAAACTTACTAAGAAATATATGGTTCCGTTGATTCACTTGATGGGTATGAAGTCTTTAGAAGAGGCTGCCGTGAAACCAACTTGGAAAACAGTTTGGACAGCAGGACAATCTGTGGGCTTGGTCGAAGAAATTCTGACTGTGCGTGAAATCTATAAAAAACTGATTTCTGAATACGAAGAAAGCGTGAACAACTTAAATCAACTCGGCATCAAATAG
- a CDS encoding GNAT family N-acetyltransferase: MGIEVKEIKHASSEYQLEVNLRHEVLRKPLGLQFSQEDLRAEKDDVHLGAFRGKALFGCLLLRKVSDTVVKMRQVAVDPHAQGTGVGRILVEASEAKARELGYKEIELNARETAVPFYLKLGYEVVGETFGEVGLPHKKMRKSL; encoded by the coding sequence GTGGGTATAGAAGTTAAAGAAATCAAACATGCTTCCAGTGAATACCAGCTGGAAGTTAATCTAAGACATGAAGTTTTGCGAAAGCCTTTGGGACTTCAATTTTCCCAGGAAGACCTGCGTGCCGAGAAAGACGACGTTCATTTGGGCGCCTTTCGCGGCAAAGCTTTGTTCGGATGTCTGCTTTTAAGAAAAGTCAGCGACACGGTTGTGAAGATGCGCCAAGTGGCTGTAGATCCGCATGCTCAAGGCACCGGTGTTGGCAGAATTCTGGTTGAAGCCTCCGAAGCCAAGGCCCGAGAGCTGGGATATAAAGAGATCGAATTGAATGCTCGCGAAACAGCCGTTCCGTTTTATTTGAAACTTGGCTATGAGGTCGTCGGTGAAACGTTCGGGGAGGTAGGACTTCCCCATAAGAAAATGCGCAAAAGCTTATAA
- a CDS encoding DUF4442 domain-containing protein, protein MNTKIFKFNAFLAAYGLFKIPLLVFIGPKVVEMTDKKFVIKIPLGYRTKNHLNSMYFGALGVGAELSIAAPAVQVIAESKQKIDFIFKDFTAQYRKRADGDVHFICDEVEAVKSLIEEAKKNPERLERKMKGYAIVPSKSQEPVMTYELTLSVRNRSLKS, encoded by the coding sequence ATGAATACAAAAATTTTCAAATTCAATGCCTTCTTAGCAGCCTACGGTCTTTTTAAAATTCCTCTGTTGGTTTTTATCGGCCCGAAAGTGGTCGAGATGACGGACAAGAAGTTCGTGATCAAAATTCCATTGGGCTATCGCACCAAAAATCATCTGAACTCGATGTACTTTGGAGCCTTGGGTGTCGGGGCAGAACTTTCCATCGCAGCCCCTGCGGTGCAGGTGATCGCCGAAAGCAAGCAAAAGATCGATTTCATTTTTAAGGATTTCACGGCTCAGTATAGAAAGCGCGCGGACGGCGATGTTCACTTTATCTGTGATGAAGTGGAAGCGGTAAAATCTTTGATCGAAGAGGCTAAGAAAAATCCAGAACGTCTGGAAAGAAAAATGAAAGGCTATGCGATTGTTCCAAGCAAAAGCCAAGAGCCGGTTATGACGTACGAGCTGACTTTGTCTGTTCGTAACAGATCGCTGAAGTCTTAA
- a CDS encoding DUF1634 domain-containing protein gives MGAEPKQDQALHDLELKISKMLRSGVYIAGMLLLIGWLWQLYNSGDTLSDFQNYESRSLVETIHWAVVMHDRPLIVSISGLVVLVLLPITRVFLTGILFVKQKDRVLAIMAFAVFTCLVASFFLGIDL, from the coding sequence ATGGGCGCAGAACCAAAACAAGATCAAGCCCTCCACGATCTAGAGCTTAAAATTAGCAAAATGCTAAGAAGTGGTGTCTACATCGCCGGCATGCTGTTATTAATCGGCTGGCTATGGCAACTCTATAACTCTGGCGACACCCTTAGTGATTTCCAAAATTACGAATCCAGATCCCTTGTGGAAACCATCCACTGGGCTGTGGTAATGCATGACCGCCCTTTAATAGTTTCAATCTCAGGCCTGGTAGTTCTGGTACTTCTGCCAATCACCCGAGTATTTCTAACCGGCATCCTTTTCGTAAAACAAAAAGATAGAGTCTTAGCCATAATGGCCTTCGCCGTATTCACCTGCTTGGTAGCTTCATTCTTTTTAGGCATAGACCTATAA
- a CDS encoding sulfite exporter TauE/SafE family protein, whose translation MYEILLLITAIGAGFLGALLGLGGGIIIVPVLTLVYHIDIRYAIAASLISIVATSSGAAASYLKDSLTNLRLAVFLEIGTVSGAIVGFLLATYIKAQFLFLLFGTFLFFSALMMLRKRHEHYSAHNHPWAEKLRLDGGFPEGGEWKAYKVEHVPLGLFAMFGAGILSALLGIGSGIFKVLAMDGAMKLPIKVSSATSNFMIGVTASASAGAYLLKGDVRPEIAAPVAVGIIIGSMAGAKAMVKMPAGIIRKIFVVVLSIVSVQMIMKGLK comes from the coding sequence ATGTACGAGATACTTCTTCTAATCACAGCAATCGGGGCGGGCTTCTTAGGAGCTCTCCTTGGCCTGGGGGGAGGTATCATCATCGTACCTGTTCTCACTCTGGTCTATCACATCGATATTCGCTACGCGATCGCTGCAAGTCTGATCTCGATCGTGGCAACTTCTTCTGGTGCTGCCGCCAGTTACCTTAAAGACTCTCTGACGAATTTACGATTGGCCGTGTTTTTAGAAATCGGCACCGTCAGTGGCGCCATTGTGGGCTTCTTGCTGGCAACCTACATCAAGGCACAGTTTCTATTCTTACTTTTCGGTACGTTTTTATTTTTCTCAGCACTTATGATGCTAAGAAAACGTCACGAACACTATTCAGCCCACAACCATCCGTGGGCAGAAAAATTGAGACTCGACGGGGGCTTCCCCGAGGGCGGCGAGTGGAAGGCCTACAAAGTTGAACACGTGCCTCTGGGTTTGTTTGCCATGTTCGGCGCAGGAATACTGTCAGCATTGCTTGGTATTGGTAGCGGCATTTTCAAAGTCTTAGCAATGGACGGCGCTATGAAACTGCCCATCAAAGTTTCTTCAGCGACTTCAAATTTCATGATCGGCGTAACCGCTTCAGCAAGTGCGGGAGCTTATCTATTAAAAGGTGATGTGCGACCTGAAATCGCCGCACCTGTAGCTGTTGGTATCATTATCGGTTCGATGGCCGGCGCTAAAGCCATGGTAAAAATGCCAGCAGGAATCATTCGGAAGATCTTCGTCGTAGTTCTCTCGATCGTCTCGGTACAAATGATTATGAAAGGGCTCAAGTAA
- a CDS encoding MFS transporter → MFSKKEKILLGILASVQFSSIVDFMIMMPLGPQLMRLFGITPHQFGLLVSSYSFCAGLSGFTASFFMDKFDRKNLLLFFFVGFSVGTVACALSPTYELLLLARGLTGVFGGVLSSLVLSIVSDAISYERRGSAMGVIMTSFSVASIFGVPFSLFLANQFSWHAPFFFLGIASLFLCVVAYFGVPSVNSHLEHPREKEAVYQGLVRIFKNRNQIRALIFMAAVIFGHFAIVPYLSPSMVSNAGLTEAQLPLIYMIGGLFTIFTSPAIGRMSDRFGKHKVFLYGAGLCTLPIFAITNLGPNPAWIVLAITSVFFVVSGGRMIPATALVSGTTSAQNRGSFMSIVSCVQQLSSAAASYLAGIIIVKSNAGRLENYEIVGYMSIAVTLLAIYLSRRIQATEGPTKTPQEPIVAEAH, encoded by the coding sequence GTGTTTTCCAAAAAAGAAAAAATCCTTCTCGGCATCTTAGCTTCCGTGCAATTCAGCTCCATCGTGGATTTCATGATCATGATGCCTTTGGGACCACAATTGATGCGTCTTTTTGGAATCACTCCCCACCAGTTCGGACTCCTTGTGTCATCGTACAGTTTCTGTGCGGGGCTAAGTGGTTTCACTGCTTCATTCTTCATGGATAAGTTCGATCGCAAAAATCTTTTGCTGTTTTTCTTTGTCGGATTCTCGGTCGGCACAGTGGCGTGTGCGCTTTCTCCGACCTATGAACTTTTGCTTTTAGCCCGCGGACTAACAGGAGTCTTCGGCGGAGTTCTGAGTTCTCTGGTTCTTTCCATCGTCAGCGATGCCATTTCTTACGAGCGTCGTGGCTCCGCGATGGGGGTTATCATGACATCTTTTTCTGTGGCTTCCATTTTTGGCGTGCCATTTAGCTTATTCCTGGCAAATCAATTCTCGTGGCATGCACCCTTTTTCTTCTTAGGGATCGCTTCTTTGTTTTTATGTGTGGTTGCATACTTTGGCGTGCCATCAGTGAACAGTCACTTGGAACACCCTCGTGAAAAAGAAGCCGTTTATCAGGGTTTGGTGCGTATCTTTAAGAATCGCAATCAAATTCGCGCCTTGATCTTTATGGCTGCCGTTATCTTTGGTCACTTTGCAATCGTTCCCTATCTTTCACCCTCGATGGTGTCCAATGCCGGACTAACTGAGGCACAACTTCCCTTGATCTATATGATCGGCGGCTTGTTCACGATCTTCACCTCCCCTGCGATTGGTCGTATGTCGGATCGCTTTGGTAAGCACAAAGTTTTCTTGTATGGTGCGGGCCTTTGCACTCTGCCGATCTTTGCCATCACAAACCTGGGACCAAATCCTGCGTGGATTGTGCTGGCGATCACGTCGGTATTCTTTGTGGTTTCTGGTGGTCGTATGATTCCTGCCACAGCACTCGTTTCTGGAACTACCTCTGCGCAAAATCGTGGAAGCTTTATGAGTATAGTCAGTTGCGTGCAACAGCTGTCTTCGGCGGCGGCAAGCTACCTGGCGGGAATAATCATCGTGAAAAGCAATGCGGGTCGTTTGGAAAACTATGAAATCGTAGGTTACATGTCGATTGCAGTGACTTTGCTTGCGATCTATTTATCAAGAAGAATTCAAGCCACTGAAGGCCCCACTAAGACGCCTCAGGAGCCTATCGTTGCGGAAGCTCACTAG
- the arfB gene encoding alternative ribosome rescue aminoacyl-tRNA hydrolase ArfB has translation MLIDVSQFYHEFDFTYARSRGPGGQNVNRTNSAAILRWNLRDSQALPENIKGRLLEKLASQLTVDGDILIRSEEFRDQDQNRSACLKRLQSLLQKALFVPKKRVATKPTRSSVRKRLDSKKRHSEVKAGRKKLY, from the coding sequence ATGTTGATTGATGTGTCGCAATTTTATCATGAATTTGATTTCACCTATGCGCGCTCGCGCGGGCCGGGTGGGCAAAACGTGAATCGCACCAATTCGGCAGCGATTTTGCGTTGGAATTTACGCGACTCTCAAGCTCTGCCTGAAAATATCAAAGGACGTTTGCTGGAAAAACTGGCGTCGCAGCTGACAGTTGATGGTGATATATTAATTCGCAGTGAAGAATTCCGTGACCAAGACCAAAATCGCTCGGCCTGCTTAAAAAGACTGCAGTCTTTGTTGCAAAAAGCTTTATTTGTTCCTAAGAAGCGAGTGGCGACAAAACCCACACGCAGTTCTGTGCGTAAACGTCTGGATTCGAAAAAACGTCATTCCGAAGTTAAAGCAGGTCGTAAGAAGCTCTACTAG
- a CDS encoding OsmC family protein, protein MAQMETKTQWTGKGLGFAAESRGMKFVMDGKPADGSDQGPSPKEVLLASICACSGMDVVSILQKMRLDLQSCDVDAQTETTEGHPAIFKLVRVQYQIKGSNIKPEQATKAVVLSMTKYCGVTAMVCPTSPVEFEVFLNETKIHEGKADFTPHEKESHT, encoded by the coding sequence ATGGCTCAGATGGAAACAAAGACGCAGTGGACTGGTAAGGGATTGGGTTTTGCGGCCGAGTCACGTGGCATGAAGTTCGTTATGGACGGAAAGCCTGCTGATGGAAGCGATCAAGGTCCATCTCCAAAGGAAGTATTGCTCGCAAGTATCTGTGCCTGTTCGGGAATGGACGTGGTTTCAATATTGCAAAAAATGCGACTGGATCTTCAGTCTTGCGATGTTGATGCGCAAACCGAAACCACGGAGGGCCACCCTGCGATTTTCAAATTAGTTCGCGTTCAGTACCAAATCAAAGGCAGCAATATCAAGCCAGAACAGGCAACCAAAGCGGTGGTGCTGTCGATGACGAAGTACTGTGGTGTAACGGCAATGGTTTGTCCAACATCTCCTGTGGAATTTGAAGTGTTCTTAAACGAAACTAAAATCCATGAAGGCAAAGCAGACTTCACGCCACATGAAAAGGAATCACATACGTAA